A portion of the Bacillus thuringiensis genome contains these proteins:
- a CDS encoding flagellar hook-associated protein 2 — MAGTISDYGGRQQIWNLGNNIIDTKKLVDLELQALEMKKSPYTTQKQTLTNEKNVYASMKKEFGNLVQVFKDLSAFKGDEKKITLSKDGFMKAQADAAAIPGTYTITVERVAERHQITTAPLTPSKTPEGMEQKFSLDLKLGVDDVFQINGKEVKISKDMTYKDLVNKINNGNYGASVYTLGDQLFFTSTTAGEAGELKLTDGANGFLQNIGLVTSAKNTDGTNVVAHQVTGAINAEYTINGIKGTSKTNKIDTIPGLTINLEKETTEPIKLTIEDSDIKNSIDLIKKMKDEYNKAVKSLDLFAGENGVMQGNNVSFAINNAMTGIFKFSQDDKYLFSFGIQIDKKGNMTLDEEKLKTAFKENPESTKQFFFGLNGLGHDTEKKLDGIFGDEGIIGKRSKSIEKQVTDLERKIQDIDTVNKEKQKTIIDKYAKLESQLALLDSQLKTIQAMTKTKSDD, encoded by the coding sequence ATGGCAGGAACAATATCTGATTATGGTGGCAGACAACAAATATGGAATTTAGGAAATAACATAATAGATACAAAGAAGTTAGTAGATTTAGAGTTACAAGCATTGGAAATGAAAAAATCCCCTTATACTACACAAAAACAAACATTAACAAATGAAAAAAACGTGTATGCAAGCATGAAAAAAGAATTTGGCAATCTTGTACAAGTGTTCAAAGATTTATCCGCATTTAAAGGTGATGAAAAGAAAATAACTCTATCCAAAGATGGCTTTATGAAAGCACAAGCGGATGCTGCTGCAATTCCTGGAACATACACGATTACAGTAGAACGGGTAGCTGAAAGACATCAAATAACTACAGCTCCACTTACTCCTTCAAAAACTCCTGAAGGTATGGAGCAAAAATTTAGTTTAGATTTAAAACTTGGAGTAGATGATGTATTTCAGATAAATGGAAAAGAAGTTAAAATCTCAAAAGATATGACGTATAAAGATCTTGTCAATAAGATAAATAATGGGAATTATGGTGCATCAGTATATACATTAGGGGATCAACTATTTTTCACATCGACTACTGCAGGAGAAGCTGGAGAGCTGAAATTAACTGATGGCGCCAATGGTTTTTTACAAAATATAGGGCTAGTTACTTCTGCGAAAAATACGGATGGAACGAATGTTGTTGCACATCAAGTGACAGGAGCAATAAACGCTGAGTATACAATAAATGGAATAAAAGGAACTAGTAAAACAAATAAGATTGATACAATTCCAGGATTAACCATTAATTTAGAAAAGGAAACTACAGAGCCAATAAAATTAACTATTGAAGATTCTGATATAAAAAATTCAATAGATTTAATAAAAAAAATGAAAGACGAGTATAATAAGGCAGTTAAAAGTTTGGATTTATTTGCTGGAGAAAATGGAGTAATGCAAGGGAATAATGTGTCATTTGCTATCAATAATGCAATGACAGGTATTTTTAAATTCTCCCAAGATGATAAGTATTTATTTTCTTTTGGAATTCAAATTGATAAAAAAGGCAATATGACTCTTGATGAAGAAAAATTAAAAACAGCTTTTAAAGAGAATCCGGAATCCACGAAACAATTTTTCTTTGGTTTAAATGGTTTAGGTCATGATACAGAGAAAAAGTTAGACGGGATATTTGGAGATGAAGGAATTATTGGGAAACGTTCTAAAAGTATTGAAAAGCAAGTAACTGATTTAGAGAGAAAAATTCAAGATATTGATACAGTTAATAAGGAAAAACAAAAAACAATTATTGATAAATATGCAAAATTAGAAAGTCAGTTAGCATTGCTTGATAGTCAGTTGAAGACAATTCAAGCAATGACAAAAACAAAAAGTGATGACTAA
- the flgB gene encoding flagellar basal body rod protein FlgB, protein MPDLVSDVSHYMNYLVTKRNTVSSNIANANTPGYKAQDVTFAEQMNKSSALYKNNAADLKSNPDLYQTNEMHLPTVNTKNTYAKIQTKSMQTNKDGNSVDVTTEMLDLMKTNQLYGISINAINTQYAINQAARGR, encoded by the coding sequence ATGCCAGATTTAGTGAGTGATGTAAGCCATTATATGAATTATTTAGTGACGAAACGAAATACTGTTTCTAGTAATATTGCAAATGCAAATACACCTGGCTATAAAGCACAAGATGTAACATTTGCTGAGCAGATGAATAAAAGTAGTGCATTATATAAAAACAATGCGGCTGATTTAAAGAGCAATCCAGATTTATATCAAACGAATGAAATGCACTTGCCGACAGTAAATACGAAAAATACATATGCAAAGATTCAAACAAAATCAATGCAAACGAATAAAGACGGGAATAGTGTGGATGTAACGACAGAAATGCTAGATTTAATGAAAACAAATCAGTTATATGGTATTTCAATTAACGCAATTAATACACAATATGCAATTAACCAAGCGGCACGCGGACGTTAA
- a CDS encoding FliH/SctL family protein translates to MSLFKNRIPKNSVSFSEETYELQFPKPASVQIEEEELQADHAELRAQQESLHMEMNQLRQEKQMLEREQQQLLQDKEQFQMHIHEQMEQMEAARVQFQKEQQETAYEWTELLWDQSFHLAEKIVNQAVDSRSLDVLPILTGIVQTLPTSFEKLIITVHPETFERIQEEKENTKEYWLLQLVEWKYDFSLQFGEFVLEEEKEFFEFKFAPIFAKLRQKWEEEKLFEEQNV, encoded by the coding sequence ATGTCCTTATTTAAAAACAGAATTCCGAAGAATTCTGTTTCTTTTTCTGAAGAAACGTATGAATTACAATTTCCAAAACCAGCTTCAGTTCAAATAGAAGAGGAAGAATTACAAGCTGATCATGCAGAACTTCGCGCCCAGCAAGAATCATTACATATGGAAATGAATCAGCTAAGGCAAGAGAAGCAAATGCTAGAACGAGAGCAGCAGCAGTTATTACAAGATAAAGAACAATTTCAAATGCATATTCATGAACAAATGGAACAGATGGAAGCAGCGCGTGTGCAGTTTCAAAAAGAACAACAAGAAACAGCATATGAATGGACAGAGTTATTATGGGATCAATCTTTTCATCTAGCAGAAAAAATCGTGAATCAAGCGGTAGATTCACGATCGCTTGATGTGTTACCTATTTTAACTGGCATCGTGCAAACATTGCCAACTTCGTTTGAAAAATTAATCATTACAGTACATCCAGAAACGTTTGAACGTATTCAAGAAGAGAAGGAGAATACGAAAGAATATTGGTTACTACAATTAGTAGAATGGAAATATGATTTCTCCCTGCAGTTTGGTGAATTTGTTCTGGAAGAAGAGAAAGAGTTCTTTGAATTTAAATTTGCACCTATATTTGCGAAACTTCGTCAGAAATGGGAAGAAGAGAAGTTATTTGAGGAGCAAAATGTATGA
- the fliE gene encoding flagellar hook-basal body complex protein FliE produces MKIQPMLNTQPFGAIQSIGAPKTSQTSVVEGKKFIDLLEDMNQTQNNAQTAVYDLLTKGVGETHDVLIQQKKAESQMKTAALVRDNLIENYKSLINMQI; encoded by the coding sequence ATGAAAATCCAACCAATGTTAAATACACAACCATTTGGAGCAATTCAGTCAATTGGTGCACCGAAAACTTCTCAAACATCTGTAGTTGAGGGGAAAAAGTTTATTGATTTATTGGAAGATATGAATCAAACGCAAAACAATGCACAAACAGCAGTATATGATTTACTAACTAAAGGGGTAGGAGAAACACATGACGTTTTAATTCAGCAAAAGAAAGCTGAGTCTCAAATGAAAACGGCTGCTCTCGTACGTGATAATCTTATTGAAAATTATAAGTCACTAATTAATATGCAAATTTAG
- a CDS encoding flagellar hook-associated protein 3: protein MRVSTFQNANWAKNQLMDLNVQQQYHRNQVTSGKKNLLMSEDPLAASKSFAIQHSLANMEQMQKDIADSKNVLTQTENTLQGVLKSLTRADQLTVQALNGTNSEKELQAIGVEIDQILKQVVYLANTKEQGRYIFGGDSAENPPFTEDGTYQGGKNDVNWKLNDGYEFKAFRNGEALLSPVIKTLKQMSEAMQNGEQKALKPLLEGNKQNLDGIINRTTEVGSTMNTMETFKTILSEQNVALQENRKEIEDVDLAVAISDLAYINATYEATLKAVSTMSKTSILDYM from the coding sequence ATGAGAGTATCTACATTTCAAAATGCAAACTGGGCAAAGAATCAGTTGATGGATTTAAATGTGCAACAGCAATACCACCGAAATCAAGTAACCTCAGGGAAGAAAAACCTTCTTATGAGTGAAGATCCACTTGCAGCAAGTAAATCATTTGCGATTCAACATTCATTGGCAAATATGGAGCAAATGCAGAAAGATATAGCGGATTCGAAAAATGTATTAACACAAACTGAAAATACTTTACAAGGTGTTTTGAAATCTTTAACAAGAGCAGACCAATTAACAGTACAAGCATTGAATGGTACAAATAGTGAAAAAGAATTGCAGGCTATTGGTGTAGAGATTGATCAAATTTTAAAACAGGTCGTCTATTTAGCGAATACAAAAGAACAAGGTCGTTATATTTTCGGTGGTGATAGTGCAGAAAATCCGCCATTTACAGAAGATGGTACGTACCAGGGTGGAAAAAATGATGTGAACTGGAAACTAAATGACGGTTATGAATTCAAAGCGTTCCGTAACGGTGAAGCATTATTATCCCCTGTTATAAAAACGTTAAAACAGATGAGTGAAGCAATGCAAAACGGTGAGCAAAAAGCACTAAAACCGTTATTAGAAGGAAATAAGCAAAACTTAGATGGCATCATTAACCGTACAACTGAAGTTGGTTCAACAATGAACACAATGGAGACGTTTAAAACAATTTTAAGCGAGCAAAATGTAGCACTTCAAGAAAACCGTAAAGAAATTGAGGATGTTGATTTAGCGGTCGCAATTTCTGATTTAGCTTATATAAACGCAACGTACGAAGCAACATTAAAAGCTGTTAGTACAATGAGTAAAACGAGTATTTTAGATTACATGTAA
- the flgK gene encoding flagellar hook-associated protein FlgK has protein sequence MRLSDYNTPLSGMLAAQMGLQTTKQNLSNIHTPGYVRQMVNYGSAGGSKGYAPEQRIGYGVQTLGVDRITDEVKTKQYNDQMSQFSYYAYMNSTLSRVESMVGTTGKNSLSSLMDGFFNAFREVAKNPEQSNYYDTLIAETGKFTSQVSRLAKNLDTVEAQTTEDIEAHVNEFNRLAASLAEANKKIGQAGTQVPNQLLDERDRIMTEMSQYADIEVSYEATNPNIASVRMNGVLTVNGQDTYPLQLQKDKKPMSVQISGTDIPLSGGTILSAIDTKAKITNYKDNLNEFVNSLKKQVNNTMKKELFVGEDAKKLELNPDFIKDISKMKISAETANNLAAITDKGYKDGLTYKQALDQFLVGVASDKSSVNAYQNIHKDLLEGIQQEKMSIEGVNMEEEMVNLMAFQKYFVANSKAITTMNEVFDSLFSIIR, from the coding sequence ATGAGATTATCTGATTATAATACACCGCTATCAGGCATGTTAGCGGCTCAAATGGGGTTACAAACAACGAAACAAAACTTGTCTAACATTCATACACCGGGTTATGTTCGTCAAATGGTGAATTACGGATCTGCTGGAGGGAGTAAAGGGTATGCACCAGAACAAAGAATAGGGTATGGGGTACAAACATTAGGTGTTGATCGTATTACAGATGAAGTGAAGACAAAGCAATATAATGATCAAATGTCACAGTTCTCTTACTATGCATATATGAATTCTACTTTGTCGCGAGTAGAGTCTATGGTAGGAACGACAGGTAAAAATTCATTATCTAGTTTAATGGATGGGTTTTTCAATGCTTTTCGTGAAGTTGCAAAAAATCCGGAGCAATCAAATTACTACGATACATTAATTGCTGAAACGGGGAAGTTCACAAGTCAAGTAAGTCGTCTCGCGAAAAACTTAGATACAGTGGAAGCACAGACGACAGAAGATATTGAAGCGCATGTTAATGAATTTAATCGACTTGCTGCTAGTTTAGCAGAAGCGAACAAGAAAATTGGACAAGCTGGTACACAAGTACCAAATCAACTATTAGATGAACGTGATCGTATTATGACAGAAATGTCTCAGTATGCAGATATAGAAGTATCTTATGAAGCTACAAATCCTAATATTGCAAGTGTTAGGATGAATGGTGTTTTAACTGTAAATGGTCAAGATACATATCCACTTCAATTACAGAAGGATAAAAAGCCAATGTCTGTACAAATATCTGGAACGGATATCCCATTAAGTGGTGGGACAATTTTATCGGCAATTGATACGAAAGCAAAGATTACAAATTATAAAGATAATCTGAATGAGTTTGTAAATTCGTTAAAAAAACAAGTGAATAATACTATGAAGAAAGAGCTTTTTGTAGGAGAAGATGCGAAGAAACTTGAATTGAATCCTGATTTTATAAAAGATATTTCAAAAATGAAAATTTCGGCTGAAACTGCCAACAACCTTGCGGCTATTACAGATAAAGGCTATAAGGATGGACTTACATATAAGCAAGCCTTAGATCAATTTTTAGTTGGGGTAGCCTCTGATAAAAGTTCAGTAAATGCATATCAAAATATTCATAAGGATTTATTAGAAGGTATCCAGCAAGAAAAGATGAGCATCGAGGGCGTAAATATGGAAGAAGAAATGGTTAATTTAATGGCCTTCCAGAAATACTTCGTGGCGAATTCTAAAGCTATAACTACGATGAATGAAGTGTTTGATAGTTTGTTTTCGATTATTAGATAA
- the flgC gene encoding flagellar basal body rod protein FlgC — protein sequence MFQAINASGSGLTTARKWMEVTSNNIVNANTTAAPGADLYERRSVVLESNNSFASMLDGAPTNGVKIKSIEADKTENLVYDPTHPHANEEGYVRYPNIDVTAEMTNVMVAQKMYEANTSVLNANKKMLDKDLEIGRG from the coding sequence ATGTTTCAGGCAATTAATGCAAGTGGCTCAGGGCTAACGACAGCGCGAAAGTGGATGGAAGTTACTTCTAACAATATTGTAAATGCGAATACGACGGCGGCTCCGGGGGCAGATTTATATGAGCGTCGTAGTGTGGTGCTAGAATCAAACAATAGTTTTGCAAGTATGTTAGATGGTGCTCCTACTAATGGAGTAAAAATAAAAAGTATTGAAGCAGACAAAACGGAAAATTTAGTGTATGATCCGACGCATCCGCACGCAAATGAAGAAGGATATGTACGTTATCCAAATATTGATGTAACTGCTGAAATGACGAATGTAATGGTTGCTCAAAAAATGTATGAAGCGAATACGAGTGTATTAAATGCAAATAAAAAAATGCTTGATAAAGATTTAGAAATCGGCCGAGGATAA
- the fliI gene encoding flagellar protein export ATPase FliI, with the protein MSRLLMNENEKWNKFIETPLYTKVGKVHSVQEQFFVAKGPKAKIGDVCFVGEHNVLCEVIAIEKENNMLLPFEQTEKVCYGDSVTLISEDVVVPRGNHLLGKVLSANGEVLNEEAENIPLQKIKLDAPPIHAFEREEITDVFETGIKSIDSMLTIGIGQKIGIFAGSGVGKSTLLGMIAKNAKADINVISLVGERGREVKDFIRKELGEEGMRKSVVVVATSDESHLMQLRAAKLATSIAEYFRDQGNNVLLMMDSVTRFADARRSVDIAVKELPIGGKTLLMESYMKKLLERSGKTQKGSITGIYTVLVDGDDLNGPVPDLARGILDGHIVLKRELATLSHYPAISVLDSVSRIMEEIVSPHHWQLANEMRKILSIYKENELYFKLGTIQENEENAYIFECKNKVEGINTFLKQGRSDSFQFDDIVEAIHHIV; encoded by the coding sequence ATGAGTCGCCTGTTAATGAATGAGAACGAAAAATGGAATAAGTTCATTGAAACACCGCTGTATACGAAAGTAGGCAAAGTTCATAGTGTACAAGAACAGTTTTTCGTAGCAAAAGGGCCGAAAGCGAAGATCGGAGATGTTTGCTTCGTTGGAGAACATAACGTCTTATGTGAAGTGATTGCCATTGAAAAAGAAAATAATATGCTACTTCCATTTGAACAGACAGAAAAAGTATGTTATGGAGATTCAGTGACTTTAATTTCAGAAGATGTTGTTGTACCACGTGGTAATCACTTACTCGGAAAAGTGTTAAGTGCAAATGGTGAAGTATTAAATGAGGAAGCTGAAAACATTCCATTACAGAAAATAAAACTAGATGCACCGCCTATACATGCATTTGAACGTGAAGAGATTACTGATGTATTTGAAACAGGAATAAAATCAATTGATTCTATGCTAACAATTGGTATCGGTCAAAAGATTGGTATTTTTGCTGGGTCAGGTGTTGGTAAATCTACTTTACTTGGAATGATAGCAAAAAATGCAAAAGCTGATATAAACGTTATTAGTTTAGTAGGAGAACGTGGCCGGGAAGTAAAAGACTTTATTCGAAAAGAGTTAGGCGAGGAAGGGATGCGAAAAAGTGTCGTTGTTGTAGCGACGTCAGATGAAAGTCATCTTATGCAACTTCGTGCAGCGAAGCTTGCAACGTCTATTGCTGAATACTTCCGTGATCAAGGCAATAATGTATTACTTATGATGGACTCTGTTACTCGTTTTGCCGATGCACGAAGAAGTGTTGATATTGCTGTTAAAGAGTTACCGATTGGTGGTAAAACACTGTTAATGGAAAGTTATATGAAGAAGCTGTTAGAACGGTCCGGGAAAACACAAAAGGGATCTATAACAGGGATTTATACGGTGCTTGTTGATGGGGACGATTTAAATGGCCCTGTACCAGATTTAGCACGTGGTATTTTAGATGGACATATTGTATTAAAGCGTGAGCTTGCAACGCTTAGTCATTATCCTGCAATTTCAGTATTAGATTCAGTAAGTAGGATTATGGAAGAAATCGTGTCGCCACATCATTGGCAACTTGCAAATGAAATGAGGAAAATTTTATCAATTTATAAAGAAAATGAATTGTATTTTAAGTTAGGAACGATTCAAGAAAATGAAGAAAATGCTTATATTTTTGAATGTAAAAATAAAGTAGAAGGTATAAATACATTTTTAAAGCAAGGTCGATCGGATAGTTTCCAATTTGATGATATCGTTGAAGCGATACACCATATAGTATAA
- the fliS gene encoding flagellar export chaperone FliS, producing the protein MQAWQRYMQNDIMTSNPIKNTIFIYERCIIEFRKLEEFLNTFKLQEGDELLEKLERIFEELKLQLNPDITKDLYDSLFGLYDWISIQIQTMKVTREVKDIDAIVQVLQDLIDGYRGALENEQ; encoded by the coding sequence ATGCAAGCATGGCAACGTTATATGCAAAATGATATTATGACTAGTAATCCAATTAAAAATACAATATTTATTTATGAAAGATGCATCATTGAGTTTCGTAAATTGGAAGAATTTTTAAATACATTCAAACTTCAAGAGGGTGATGAACTTCTTGAAAAGTTAGAACGTATATTTGAAGAGTTGAAGCTCCAGTTAAATCCTGATATTACGAAAGATTTATACGATAGTTTATTTGGTTTATATGACTGGATTAGCATTCAAATTCAAACGATGAAAGTCACGCGTGAAGTAAAAGATATTGATGCCATTGTGCAAGTGCTACAGGATTTAATAGATGGATACCGTGGAGCGCTTGAAAATGAACAATGA
- a CDS encoding flagellar M-ring protein FliF C-terminal domain-containing protein, translating into MEKMKNVIQSLKTWHKLVIGAALLAIVTGALLYFTLPDKYVVVYQNLNDTDKQEITAELSKLGVDYQLAADGSIRVQKNDAPWVRKEMNGMGLPFNSKSGEEILLESSLGSSEQDKKMKQIVGTKKQLEQDIVRNFATVETANVQITLPEKETIFDEEKAKGTAAITVGVKRGQLLTADQVAGIQQMISAAVPGVKAEEVSVIDSKKGVISKGTDEAHSSSSSSYEKEVEMQHQLEGKLKQDIDATLMTMFKPNEYKVNTKVSVNYDEVTRQSEKYGDKGVLRSKQEQEESSTAQEGADTKQGAGITANGEVPNYGTNNNQNGKVVYDNKNGNKIENYEIDKTVETIKKHPELTKTNVVVWVDNDTLVKRRIDMTTFKEAIGTAAGLQADPNGNFINGQVNVVTVQFDQPKAEKEKEPEKSGMNWWLFGGITAGLLAIGGLVWFLLARRKRKKEEEEEYEEYLAEEEVAASNESILEIPEEKIVPEPKPEPEEPKEPTLDEQVQDATKEHVEGTAKVIKKWLNGQ; encoded by the coding sequence ATGGAAAAGATGAAAAATGTTATCCAATCGTTAAAAACGTGGCATAAGTTAGTAATTGGTGCTGCGCTTTTAGCGATTGTAACAGGAGCACTTTTATACTTCACCTTGCCAGATAAATATGTTGTTGTATATCAAAATTTAAATGATACAGATAAACAAGAGATTACAGCAGAATTATCGAAGTTAGGTGTCGATTATCAATTAGCGGCCGATGGTTCGATTCGTGTGCAAAAGAATGATGCTCCATGGGTTCGAAAAGAAATGAATGGGATGGGCTTACCGTTTAATTCTAAAAGTGGTGAGGAAATTTTATTAGAAAGCTCGCTCGGTTCAAGTGAGCAAGATAAAAAAATGAAGCAAATTGTCGGTACGAAGAAGCAATTGGAGCAAGATATTGTAAGAAACTTTGCGACAGTTGAAACGGCAAATGTTCAAATTACATTGCCTGAAAAAGAGACAATTTTTGATGAAGAAAAAGCAAAAGGAACAGCGGCGATTACGGTTGGAGTGAAACGTGGACAATTGTTAACAGCTGATCAAGTTGCAGGTATACAGCAAATGATAAGTGCAGCAGTTCCTGGTGTAAAGGCAGAAGAAGTAAGCGTTATTGATAGTAAAAAAGGTGTTATCTCAAAAGGGACAGATGAAGCACATTCTAGTAGTTCTTCTTCTTATGAGAAAGAAGTAGAGATGCAGCATCAACTTGAAGGTAAATTAAAGCAAGATATTGATGCAACGTTAATGACGATGTTTAAACCGAATGAATATAAAGTGAATACGAAAGTATCTGTAAACTACGATGAAGTTACACGTCAGTCAGAAAAGTATGGTGATAAAGGTGTACTTCGTAGTAAACAAGAGCAAGAGGAAAGCTCTACTGCGCAAGAAGGGGCAGATACGAAGCAAGGTGCTGGTATTACAGCGAACGGTGAAGTGCCAAACTACGGTACGAACAATAATCAAAATGGTAAAGTTGTTTATGATAATAAAAATGGTAACAAAATCGAAAACTATGAAATAGATAAAACAGTTGAAACAATTAAGAAACACCCAGAATTAACGAAAACAAATGTTGTTGTATGGGTAGATAATGATACGCTAGTAAAACGTAGAATTGATATGACAACTTTTAAAGAAGCAATTGGAACAGCGGCAGGACTTCAAGCTGATCCGAACGGTAACTTTATAAATGGTCAAGTTAACGTTGTAACTGTTCAGTTCGATCAGCCGAAAGCCGAAAAAGAGAAAGAGCCAGAAAAAAGTGGTATGAACTGGTGGTTATTCGGTGGAATTACAGCTGGCTTATTAGCAATCGGTGGTCTAGTATGGTTCTTATTAGCAAGACGTAAGAGAAAGAAAGAAGAAGAAGAGGAATATGAAGAATACTTAGCAGAAGAGGAAGTGGCTGCAAGTAATGAAAGTATCTTGGAAATTCCTGAAGAAAAAATAGTGCCAGAGCCAAAACCTGAACCAGAAGAACCGAAAGAACCAACGTTAGATGAACAAGTGCAGGATGCTACGAAAGAACATGTAGAAGGAACTGCAAAAGTAATTAAAAAATGGTTAAACGGACAGTAA
- the fliG gene encoding flagellar motor switch protein FliG, which produces MLDEISSKEKAAILIRTLEEGVAAKVIEYMTAEEKEVLLREIAKFRVYKPETLENVLGEFLYELNVKELNLVTPDKEYIRRIFKNMPEDELEKLLEDLWYNKDNPFEFLNSLTDLEPLLTVLNDESPQTIAIIASYIKPQLASQLIERLPDHKRVETVMGIAKLEQVDGELINQIGELLKSKLNNMAFSAINKTDGLKTIVNILNNVSRGVEKTVFQKLDEVDYELSEKIKENMFVFEDLLGLEDLALRRVLEEITDNGVLAKALKIAKEEIKEKLFTCMSSNRKEMILEELDGLGPLKMTDAEKAQQTITGTVKKLEKEGRIIVQRGEDDVLI; this is translated from the coding sequence ATGTTAGATGAAATCTCCTCCAAAGAAAAAGCTGCCATCCTTATTCGCACATTAGAAGAAGGGGTGGCAGCAAAAGTCATTGAATATATGACAGCTGAGGAAAAAGAAGTACTACTTCGTGAAATCGCAAAGTTTCGTGTATACAAACCAGAAACGTTAGAAAATGTACTAGGAGAGTTCTTATATGAACTAAATGTAAAAGAATTGAACTTAGTCACTCCAGATAAAGAATATATTCGTCGCATATTTAAAAACATGCCAGAAGACGAACTGGAAAAATTATTGGAAGATCTTTGGTATAACAAAGATAATCCGTTTGAGTTCTTAAATTCACTTACAGATTTAGAGCCACTCCTTACAGTGCTTAATGATGAATCACCACAAACAATTGCAATTATCGCTTCTTATATTAAACCGCAACTTGCGTCTCAATTAATTGAGAGATTGCCAGATCATAAACGAGTAGAGACTGTAATGGGTATTGCAAAATTAGAACAAGTTGATGGCGAATTAATTAATCAAATTGGTGAGTTGTTAAAATCGAAATTAAATAATATGGCATTTAGTGCAATTAATAAAACTGATGGCTTGAAAACGATCGTAAACATTTTAAATAATGTTTCACGAGGTGTTGAAAAAACAGTCTTTCAAAAGCTGGATGAAGTCGATTATGAGTTATCTGAGAAAATTAAAGAAAATATGTTTGTCTTTGAAGACTTACTTGGTCTTGAAGATCTTGCGCTTCGCCGTGTATTAGAAGAAATTACAGATAACGGTGTTCTTGCGAAAGCACTTAAAATTGCAAAAGAAGAAATTAAAGAGAAACTATTTACATGTATGTCTTCAAACCGTAAAGAGATGATTCTAGAAGAATTAGATGGCTTAGGACCACTTAAGATGACGGATGCTGAAAAAGCGCAGCAAACGATCACTGGTACAGTGAAAAAGCTAGAGAAAGAAGGAAGAATTATCGTTCAAAGAGGTGAAGATGATGTCCTTATTTAA